A window of Schistocerca cancellata isolate TAMUIC-IGC-003103 chromosome 1, iqSchCanc2.1, whole genome shotgun sequence genomic DNA:
GAAACATAACAGGCACGTGTGGTGCAACAGGTATCACTATAAATTATCCGTACGTTTTCGTATTAATCTTTTTCCGAGTCCTTACTTTATGAACTAtctgtgttgttttaattttcTAACTTGCTTTCTGTTTTAGAAAGTCTCCTGGATTCCTTTACGTGGATTGCAAGACAGAACTATCCCTCATTGGCAGTGGCATGATAGGTTTTGTGAGGAAAGGCTTTCATAAATGTGTCCGGCAAGGCCTATATCGGACTACAGTTCGTTTCAACATTATTAAAACATCAGAAAAGCTGTGATGGGAACTGAGGCATTTCCGTTAACGCACAATGTCGAAATACgtcggttctgatactttattaatgTCACGTGACTAAGCTATTCATGAAGTTGTAATTGTTAATGTTAAACGTTGGTTTCtgtaatgaatttttaaatatcttGTTCATATAGTGCCTAATGACTGTTATGCAACGTTGTTGAAAGAATCTGCTACACATGCCTAAAATCTGCTCTGAGTAACGTACAAAATATTGTTGATTTTGCTTAGTGTGTTGATCTTTTCTCGAAGTTATTTCATATGGAAATAACAGACCTGCAATGATTTCTTCTGAGTTAGCACGTTTTCCAATTGCTTTGGTTGTATCCTATCGTCATACACTTTTACCATTGATTGCGCCACATTACGTATTTTAAATGCCCTTCCCTTTGAAAAAGCTCCGTAATTTTCTAATTCAGTACTCGCTTCCACCTTATGCCCTCAGTATAATGTCTAAATCTGCTAACTGCCCCAATATTATTTGAACACTCTCACATCAAACCGTTTCGGTGTCAACGGCCGCTATCGATGCTACTGTGACGTTGCTCTGGCGTGCGGTTTAGCGTCCTTACCGAAGCCGTTATGCTTTTTGCCTATAGCACCACAAGGTTTCATACGATGTGCCAATGAACCCAAATGGCTTCTATGCAGTTCCTTTTCTTGCATGtgctttttgtaataaaatttctaCATAAAAATGGGGTTGAGGCCATACTACATTTAATGAGATATACAATAGCTCtagtcattcagcagttagcaaaaaTGTCAGGCGACATCTAGGTTTCAGAAACTATGGTCTCATTAGAGAACGTACGTATGGATATTCCTAGACGATATTTTTTTTTCCACTGTGGCTTACTTTGTAGGTTCAAGTCATCGGTGGCACACAGCATGTGGAATCCAGAAGACAATTAGCGTTCTGCAGATGGGCCAGTCATCTTACAAAGTATGTCGTTGATGTACTCTTTCTTCAAGATTTGCTTACAGCATTCCAAATCGCATTCGGCCACTATATCTACTAAGGCTGCTCTGGGTCTCTGGAAACACCACCAAAAGACGTTCCCTGAAAGGCCCTCACTGCAGCTGGATGCTCACCCACCTTCCTATTCACGCTATCTTTACGCGCTCCTAGTCCTTCTTTCATGATGATGACTGACCACCTACAGAGATAAAGATATTTATCACAGTACTTACTATCGCAATCAAAAACCTGGCCAGTGATGGTTAGATCCCCGCTGGGGGATCACCACTCAGCTACTGCTTACCTAACATCTTGTCCAACGTCACTACCAACAAGCACCACAGAACTCGCATCACCAGatgtatatgttgttaataactatCTGCTGGACGAATGGCCTATTTCCATTTAGCCTTTGTCGTCTTTGTCTGGGTACAATATGCTCCAATCATGTTAATGTGACCATCGCTtaagttcgacatcaacgtgcaataaccattcacacatGGCAGGTGTTGGCACTAGGAGTGGAAGGTATGTAAAGCATATTTGAGGGGACGCGGGAAGCCGTGTAGTCATTGCCGTAATACGAAAAAATGAGGCCCAGGAGGGCTTCAAATTATTGTTCTGGTCAAGGGCGGAAGGATTTCCGAAACAGCTTAGTTTGTAATCTACTCTCGTGCCGGCGTGGTCAAGGCATACTGTAAATAGGAAAATGACGTCATCCAAAATCGGCAGCGAGGCACCTGTGCTGCACCATAGATGACAGATACGAACGATAGCTGCAGAGAGGTGTATGGGCAAACAGAAGTGCAAGTGATGGTCAACTGGGAAACTGACCACCCAGATTAAACAAGGGACGACCTATAATGTCTTCTCCACGACCGTTCGGCGATCTTTGCTGCAGCAGGTGCCTGGGTCACACATCCGTgacgactgctgttcattggcgatgaaggctggaatttgcacgccaatatcgcAAGTGGATGCCCACTGATTGGCAGCAGGagatcttttcatatgaatcacattttGTGCTCCGTTTCACAGATGGCCGTTAGATCACCTGTAAGGTACAGGCTCAAGCAAGGAGCATTAAGGTCTCGAAAATGTTTTCCTGTCTTTCCCTGGGTTATCGCCTCGATGTGGAAGGCCCAATGGGGACCATATCCACCTCCACATCCAGTTCTTTTTTTctgggcacgatggcatctaccagcaggacaatgcaacgagtcacacagctTTCAATATACGTGCTTCGttgaagagcaccagtatgagtttacctTACTCCTGTGGTCACAATACACCccggatttaaaaccaatcgaaaatctgtggaaccacctcgataGGCGTGTTCGCGCCAAGGATCCTCAACGTACAAACGTAGAGGAGCAGGCCACGGCACGAGTCGGCGTGGTTCCACAATGTTGGTATCTTCCAGAGccccactgactctcttcctggacGTATCGCTGCGGTCTGCACTGTAAAACGTGGTTTTTCAGGCTTCCGATAGGTGGTTAAATAAATGTGGGTGGACAATGTATGATACATGCAGTTTACAACCACagtaatgggaaacaaatttcTGGGCATGAACCATGTTTAGATTTGCAGTAGACGATCCGGAGGGCTACTGTGAAGGCCTTTATCAACTATACGTCGTGTTAAGAATCGGGAGGCTACTTTGTCACGTGCCAGTACACGGTGTTTACATCAAACAGAGAATCCTCTAGTAACACCGCATTCTCCGAATCTCCTTGTCAGTTACACAGCTACTACGGCTAAGCTTAGATGAACAGGAGGTGTGCTTTGCTGAGGTGTGTGTTTGTTTGCTGTGTTGCAGTGCCAGTGGAGGAGGCGACGGTGGTGCTGGCCGAGGTGGCGCGCCTGCCCTGCTCGCTGGAGCCGCCCGACGCCGACGATCAAGTGGCACTCGTCATCTGGTTCAAGGACGACAACGCCTCCCCCATCTACAGGTACAGAGTTCTGGCGTGCACAATACTAGTGGCAAAATGACAGACACACTTGGAGCATCACGACTCACGTTAGGGGGGACTGGGCAAAGTTGTCTCACGGGTTGGTTGTCTCCGTTCTCAGCTGGTGCTGTTGCTGCCCAGCAGTGTACACCCAACCTTGAGTACGATGACAACTGTCTGAGTGGAGTGCGCGTAGTTTCTAGTTCCCAGCGCATGCACGAAAGTCTCCTGAACTAGTTTGGTGTTCTTGGGTTTTTAGCTGTTCTTTTATCCGTATAATCAAATCTCATTTATCCATTATTCAATCAAGTCTAGCCCAACTATTTCCTGTTACTTTATAGAAATTCTTCAATGTAATTTTGTATGACAATTGAAATTAGGATTAAGGTATGTGTAGCTGGGTTGCCCCAAAAATGTTTGGAATGCTTGTCAGACGTGTCAGCCTACACCAGCAGGTTCGGTTGgtagttttttcaattttttcggaTAAAACGCATGAgaaatagaaaaaacacaaatcGAGGATAAACTGCTGCAGAATATTTCAGGTAAAATGCTTGAGAAATCATAAAAAAGACAAATCGATGACAGACTGCTGCAGACACCATGCTTGCTCCATTGAAGACCGTAAAGAAACAAGGATTAAAAATTCATAAAGCATCAGAGTATGGAATTCCTTACCGAACGGTAGCGACATTTTCTGAGCTATATCTCCGAGACGAAACTGACGATATAATGATAGTTCGGCCTGCTGACAAAGTTGCTTGTTGTCAGGATACAGGAGTTTTTCTGACGACGACGACCATGACGACTAATAAaacaatacactgataagccacaaCATTATGAGCACTGTCCACCGCGATGTTATATGCTGCATTTAGGCGCGGAGGCCACGTGACGAGGTAAgagtatatgagcggagcagagacgaattgggaatcattctagcgacaataAGAGGCACAAATGCTCAAATCTACTGACTTCAACGACTCTGACGAAAGCCAGATTGTTGTGTCCCCGTGCCTGTGAGCGAGCATCTCGTAAACGGTGAAGCTTACTGGATTTCGCGTCCGACTATCGTGACCGTCTATGGAATGTGGTTAGAATGCTGAAACCACTAGTAGGTGCGAAGAAGTTGGATGTCCGTATCTCATCACAGAACATATGGATTGGAGGCTTTCCGccctctaaagcaggataggcggcgatctgtggcagatctgatgacagaaaaCAGTGCTGGAACAGCCACAAGTGTTTTGAAGCACACAGTACAGCGCACAGTGTCGAACACTGTGTTCAGCAGCAAAGAACCTTcccatgttcaaaaaatggctctgagtactatgggacttaatatctgaggtcatcagtcccctagaacttagaactacttaaacctaactaacctaaggacatcacatacatccatgcccgaggcaggattcgaacctgcgactgtagcagcagcgcagttcctgactgaagcacctagaacctctctgccacgcCTGCCGGCCTTCCCATGTTctcccaacaacatcgtcagttatgctGTGGCCCGGGATCATCGCTATTGGACCGCGGATTAATGGAATCGCGTCGGCTGGTCGGATGGATCcagtttattgttaaaccaggtcggTGGCTGTGTACAGATACGCAGTCATCCTAACAAACGGCGCCACGAAACATTCAATGCGCCACGGACGCAGTCCGGTGAGAGCGGTATTGTATGGAGGAAATTCACCAGGGCTTCAATAGGATCTGGGGTATTAATTGTAGGCACCATTGCAGCTGTGGACTACGAGAACATTATCGGGGACCACCCGTGACCCgttacgcttgatgtcttcccctaccGCGGTGGCATCTTCCAGGAGGAAGATGTCATTGTCGCAAGGcctgaatcgtgctgcagtggtcttGGCCATCAAGTCCAGCTTATCTGAATACGCTGAAATCCAGCTGGGACGCTGTCGGGTGCCAACTCCAAGGCCAAAAGCGAAATGTCCGTAATATACAGGAGGTGTGTAAACTGTGCATTGGCATATGGTGCCACGAACCTCTGGATACATAAGAAGTAAGTGTCTAATCCATGTAacacagaatcactgctgaattgcgcTCCAGATGTGGACCAACATGCTTTTAAGTATGAGcttataatgttttgactcatcattgTCTGTTTCCAAGCTGCCATTGCGTTCTAAAAGTTGATGTTGAAATAAATCAATACTTAGCCATGCCATATTTGTCAGGTATATTTTGTTAAATGTCCTAAGGCTTGTAGTAAGACCTTTTACTAAATGCTTCCAACAGCGAAATTACGGATAGAAGTTGAACTGACAATCGTGAGTTAAAGAAAATGGGAAGGAGTTAAAGAAAAGGCGAAGGGTCGGACCCTCAAATCAACTGGTTGTTATTTCATGCAAATAACAATTcattaaaaagttaaaatttaactTCAAATCAAAGAAATAGATACTGCAATCcaaatgcttttaataattaaaataaaagggcCAGCTATGCAATTGTTCTGGTGGAATTTGAAATTTAAATCGTAAGGCCACAGTTTGGGGAAATACAACatgctaataataataagaagaagaaaagggTCAGCTACGTAAAAGTTTAGGTCAAATTTACAGTGTAAATCTTAAGGCCACAGTTTGGAGAAATATCACTACAAGGTTACTCTTTTCAGACTACTGTCGTAAAACGAAGCCACACTTAATACTCATCTTGAATGAGGTATCGGAGCTGCCTGGATGCCAGAGGTGCCTTGAAGCGGTAATTTTTAAACAAATAGTCGGAAGGCGTGTCCGACAGATCGGCCCCTGGAGAAGCAGATGAACCAGGCTGCGAGCAACGTGAAGTGGCAGTCCAGACAACACGATAGATTGCGGCGTCACTAACCAACGATGAGACGGCCACCAAGTTCCCCCTTTCCGCAGCCAGAGGCCCACACTAATAGGCGGACGCGACGAAGGCAGTTCCCACCAACCGACCGACACCACCCACACACCACTTGTCTCACAGCCAATTTCCTGTGTCCGACGGATGCGCCTTTGGCAGACCAACTTGGCTCAAACAGCGCAATTCAGCTCTCGCTTAGGAATCCGATGTCACAAACAGCTCGGCTCCAACCGTCCAACACCCTGTCTCAGACTAACTGTCTTCCCACCCAGAGGCACTCCACACCGCCAGCACTTCCTCCCAGCCAGAcgtcgaccaaagatgctcaatgaaCAAATAGTAAATCCATAGCAAACTCGAGGCAGTGGCGCCAGGCAAGACCAAAGCGAAGTAAAATATGAGCCACGGCTCAGAAGCAACTTCCGAAAAATGGATACAGCAGTTAATACAGATTCAGCTGCTACGAGAAATCTGGAATAATTAgccaaaaattcaaatgaaaaattacaattaaTTCTCGGAAAATAGCGATAACGCAGGAAGTAAGAAAGACAATAAAAACTATAAGGAATGAAAAATCTGAATGACTGAAGAACTAAATGAATATTATTGTTTAGTTGGTCTTGAACCATCTCCTAACAGTAAAGCTAAGGAAATACTGATACACCGTATAGAATATAACTGGCAGGCACACGAAATATTTGTTCCAGGACGAAATAACTCAAATACATGTCAAAGGTGAATGTGCACTCCGAAGTGATTAGACTAAGGTAAACCGTCTACTTAAATACTAGATAGTGTCTAAAACGATCTTAAATACATATTAGCACTTTAGTAAAGTCGGTGTGGTTTGTGGGAAGTTATAGCAAAAGATATATATTACAAGACAGGCTCATggtggccccggatcgaatccgcccggcggattaaagaCGAGGGCCGCTGTggtggtcagcctggatgtggtttttaggcggttttccacatcccgctaggtgaataccgggctggtcctcacgttccgcctcagttacacgcgtcgcagacatttgaagcaCGTTCGCACTATTCGACGATTTACAcctgatgcagacagctggggtacactgatcccATCCCTGGGGGTACagagtggtggcaggaagggcatctggccaccactaaaactaaccttgccaaatctgttgtaaccacgccgaccctgcgatcactatgggactatggcgtaagcgaaagaaagaaagaaacaggctTATAGTGGAAATGGAAACTATAACCATTgttcaaaaattaaaatctttaaaTGAGACAAATTGCTCCTGTTTCGCCTCCTTCTCGTCTCATGTTTCAATGCAAAATCAACTTCCACTTGTGGTTCATGAATCTTTCTTGGTGCGTGACAAGCTGAACCAATTTTATCACTGCAAGTCGGTAAAGATAGCTTTCTGAGTAACATTATGTCTTATCTATGCTcgtcatttcttttcataatttcCCTCAACTTCTCTGCCTTTGATACATCTCTTGACAAACTTCCTACTTCTGTCCTGGAAGAAACTTTGTGGTCCCCGTCGCTTTCACTCTTGTAATGCCTGCACAACCCCTTCATCCGACGATACTTGCCTCCACGCAGGTGAAAGTTCACTAGCAGGTCAAGACCTTACGCCGGTTGATACGGCAAATGTCAAACAACATTTTGAAGGAACTGGACAACTTTGAAACGCTTCTCGCTCCTCTTCATTTCGATTTTTGAAGTTTGGTCTTCAACTTTTGctacaagtaaaaataaatgttaccaTACCATGCTCTGCAGCTTACTCTTTGAATCGTACGTCTTATCAAGGGCTGGCATGCGACATAGTAAGATTTCTTCCTCCGCTTCAAGACGCCTTAATATGCTTTCGGCTCTTCCGAACATACCTGTTCATGGAAAAACGCTACTTTGCCGCGGAAATAATTACTGACTACTTACTTCGTACCATTGACGATTCCTGAAGATAGTCCATGATGTTTGATACCGGATTACGATACAAAATATTTTCTGGTTTCATATGAGAATACATTTACTGTTCTTGTTTGTGTATGTTTGGCAGCTGATGCAGTACCCAAACGACCAGAGACATTCTGTTCGTTTAGGGATTCATCGATTGCTGAATCGTGGTTAATTTACATTCGTGCGCAATATTCACTCAGTTCTCTCGATGCTCATGTCCCTTGGTGATGTAGGTGGCCTATCGGTATGCTCTTCCTCACAGACAGATACACGACCACAATTTAAACGATATATTCAATCGTAAATGTGTCATTCCCTGTAGGAGCTGTCACCACACTTCAGCCGATTTTGCCGATTCTGCAGCTTCACACCCTTCAGAATATAGAAAGCAAATCCTTCCCCTCGTTTATTTAAGGTGCGAACGGAAGTGGGACCCCCAAAAGAAGTTACACCAAAATCACTAGAAAGATTATTCACAGAAGCAACATAACCACCGCTAGGGCCGATTCGACACCATTTCACAAGACAAGCGACACATCCTGCGCGCAACTCCCTGCACCCCTCAAACTCAAGCATTAGTTGCTTTACcatgaatttcaaaatttgtaacttttattaTAAGAAACGTAGAATTACACAGAAGGCACAGAATGAAATTCATATTTTTCACGCTGCAACAGATATTTTGACCCGGTACCTGGGGGAAAAAAGGCAGATATCCGCACGCAGTGTATTAACGTTACTGTATAGTGTCTGTGTATGAATAGTTACATAGTAAGGAACCAATGGTGGAGACTACTGTATTTCCTTCACTACGAACCGTTCTACTGATTGTGACATTAAAGAGTTACGCTAATGGAATTCAACTCTTCTTATAATATGTTAATTTTTtagtaacaagaaaataaatttggCAGCAGCTAAATAAAATAAGTGCTTGGGTGCACCAGCAGTAGCTTAGTTCATGAAGAGACAGCTATACGGATTTTCTTAGCTAATCTCATAGTATTTCTATTTAGAGAGCTAACAATTTACATGATTTTTCGCTGTATGCAGAAGATGTCGCACGGTAAGAAAAACTTTCATAGCTTAGATTATTTTTTTCTACTACTTTTACTTTGCTTTGCTTTTCCCATAACCATGAACCCCCTGGAGGGTACTGCCAAAGcgaaggtgaccatgaggaaaagaacGAGTAACCAATGAGAGGGGAAATTACTACCAAttcgagcatggaatgtcagaagcatgaacatGGTAGGAAAATTAGAATCTCTGAAaacggaaatacaaaggctcaatctagatgcgatacgggtcagtgaagtgaaatggaaaaaaggtaagcatttctggtcagttgagtatagggtgataccaacagtagcagaaaatagcATAACGGGAATAATATTAGTTATGAATAGGCaggtacggcagagagtgtgttactgcgaaacGTTTAGTGATAGGGTGGTTATTattagaatcgacaggaaaccaacaccgtcAAAGAAATCTCATGTATAcaacctgaagatgaagagatagagaaattatatgagtatattgagagggtaatgca
This region includes:
- the LOC126170003 gene encoding uncharacterized protein LOC126170003 — protein: MVTDVPLSFAGPRRRILRTVLVCSSFLIFCSFAFSSTAASSQIQIDESVPVEEATVVLAEVARLPCSLEPPDADDQVALVIWFKDDNASPIYRYRVLACTILVAK